The DNA window TTTGTGTCCTGACAGATGGTGACATTTGGAGAAAACATCATGTATCATCTTCTATAATCCATAATTCATCCACTACTTCACGATTCAAGAATGGATCATAAATACGTCCAATAAACTATCATGGAAACATACTACATGCATGTAGTGCAGGAATTCAGCCATTACTTCTGTGCTATGTATGCACTTGCCTGGTCCACAAATATATCCAAaacacaagaagaaaaaataatggattatgacaaacatataaaaaaacttTGGGTGAGGTGTGATCCCATGTTAGATTTCACACCTCTCTCTAGCCTCTGTGTATAAAGTCTCTTGTAATTACCCTATAGATCTTATTTCGTTTAATAGTAGCCACTTTCTAGGTTAATTGAACTCTTTTTTGGGGATTGGTTTTTTTATTCCCCTCGTCTTCTTTCATTTGATCTCAATGAAAATATCCAAGTAGgataaaaacatatattcaATGAAATGTGGTGGCACTCACAGGTATTCGTATGATATCCCTCCTAGTCCATCCAAGAGAATTGTAGATAACAACAACCTACATATGATGAAAAAACGCAATAATAGATTAGATTGTGCACTAAAGATCACTGAACAGACTCTTATCTATTTAAGAGAAACTCTAGAATATGGAATTTTAAGAAGTTCCGTACCAAATCTTTTCCTTGAGATAGATCAAGTTCTGATGCAGGACAATAGCTTACATTCAGGAGGGGGCACTAGAAAGccagagaaagaaacaagctCAGTTAACGAGTCAAACGACTTTATCAAGGCTAATGATGTAACTTGATCGACTATATAGAGATGAACTTGAGAACAATGATAAAACTGATTTGATCTACAAATTTTTGGTAGGCTTAAGATTTAACAGTAACGCCATCAATTTACTTCAACACAAAGACTTGAGCTAAAAGTTTTTCAAGTGTACTGATAAGTAACAAGCTGAAGGCTCATAAACAGTTAAAACCAGTTGAAAACTATTGAAGGAAAACaaattctcaatttcattttggGAACACATAGTCAAAATCTAGAAAACGACCATTTTAGCTacaattttgagtttattacttttcttttatttggcGTACTGCAAATTTTTTACCTTTGTAACTAGGTCTTAGAAAAGAGTTCTTCTAATCCACCCTCTATAATCTCTTTCTCGCTCTCTACTGTCTCTATAGATGccatatttccttttttcaatatcctttctctctccttttcaNGAGtttattacttttcttttatttggcGTACTGCAAATTTTTTACCTTTGTAACTAGGTCTTAGAAAAGAGTTCTTCTAATCCACCCTCTATAATCTCTTTCTCGCTCTCTACTGTCTCTATAGATGccatatttccttttttcaatatcctttctctctccttttcatGCTCTATCATTTACATTCCTGAACCCCACGCCTAGATGCCTTCATAACTTTCCAAACGATAAAATACAACAAAGTCAAGTTCCAAAGGTGCTTGCGTTCATTACCTGCTGGAACTTTGCGGTTGGGTTACCACATTCAGAATATGGAGTGGACTCCACTAAGCAAGCAAGTGCAGATGCCACTAACTTCTCTGCCTGCAGAAATACAGTTGAAAAGATTGATCGATCAAAACTAAGCTCAAAGGTCTAAAGTATTTCTGGAACAAAGTCAACAATATACCTCCTTATAGCCTATCCACAGTCGTTTTGCATAATCATTTGCCACATGCTGCTTTTCTGTACCGGTAACTGCATCATGATGTTGAGCAATTGCTAAGGCATCAGCCAAATAATCTGTATTTGAGCCTGTGCTACTCCTTCCAATGAAAAACTCCAGCTGCCTTGCTGCCTGGTGGAACAACAGAACATTATAGTCACAACTGCTGTTAAACCCAAAGTTTTGTAGTAAATGTAACTGCAGAGCTACATCGCAGATACCAGATAATAACCACTCATCATTCTGACAAAGTACTTAATGGATGGCCTACTTGTGaaatatcccgtccagtaagcATTTACTCGATCTGCATAGCTGATACAGAAAATCTTCAACTTTAAGAGAAATTGAATTTGAGAAAATAGACTATCCATACTTAACTTCATTCAAACTTACGGAAAAAAGTCATCAGTCTTGACTGGCCAGGAACTATTTGTAGCAAATTTTGCAGATGTGTAAACAGATGGAGTAGAGTACAAAGCATTTACACGTCCATCCTGGAATTGTACAGTGAAATCAGCAATAGAAAAGCTAAAAATAGTCAAAATTGATGTACCCAAAGCACTTACACACTCATCGTGGAATCACACAAATATGAAATCAGTAtgaaaaatcatataaaaagttgtgtgtgtgtgtgttgtaGTCCCAAAATAATCCCCGTTATCTCATCACCAAGTGCTTTGATGTCAACAATTGCGACAATCCTCATAAACAAGCTTTAATTCGTTTCCATTTCCAAAATATcatggaaggaagaagaatacAAAAGAG is part of the Cucurbita pepo subsp. pepo cultivar mu-cu-16 unplaced genomic scaffold, ASM280686v2 Cp4.1_scaffold002162, whole genome shotgun sequence genome and encodes:
- the LOC111786622 gene encoding alpha-mannosidase At3g26720-like gives rise to the protein CVSALGTSILTIFSFSIADFTVQFQDGRVNALYSTPSVYTSAKFATNSSWPVKTDDFFPYADRVNAYWTGYFTSRPSIKYFVRMMSGYYLAARQLEFFIGRSSTGSNTDYLADALAIAQHHDAVTGTEKQHVANDYAKRLWIGYKEAEKLVASALACLVESTPYSECGNPTAKFQQCPLLNVSYCPASELDLSQGKDLVVVIYNSLGWTRRDIIRIPVSATTFH